One Gopherus flavomarginatus isolate rGopFla2 chromosome 13, rGopFla2.mat.asm, whole genome shotgun sequence DNA window includes the following coding sequences:
- the PAFAH1B2 gene encoding platelet-activating factor acetylhydrolase IB subunit alpha2 isoform X1, translated as METRGEPQPQPQPANRMSQGDSNPAAVPHAAEDIQGDDRWMSQHNRFVLDCKDKEPDVLFVGDSMVQLLQQYEIWRELFSPLHALNFGIGGDTTAHVLWRLKNGELENIKPKVIVVWVGTNNHENTAEEVAGGIEAIVRLINTRQPQAKVIVLSLLPRGEKPNPLRQKNAKVNQLLKASLPKLASVQLLDVSGGFVHSDGAISCHDMFDFLHLTGGGYAKICKPLHELIMQLLEETPEEKQAALA; from the exons atggagacgCGGGGGGAGCCGCAGCCGCAGCCGCAGCCGgc GAATAGAATGAGCCAGGGAGACTCAAACCCAGCAGCAGTTCCACATGCAGCTGAAGATATTCAAGGAGATGACAGGTGGATGTCACAG CACAACAGATTTGTCTTGGACTGCAAGGACAAGGAGCCCGATGTGCTGTTTGTGGGTGATTCCATGGTGCAGTTGCTACAGCAGTATGAG ATATGGCGAGAGCTTTTTTCACCCCTTCATGCACTGAATTTTGGGATCGGTGGGGACACAACAGCTCATGTTCTGTGGAGATTGAAGAATGGTGAATTAGAGAACATTAAACCCAAG GTCATTGTCGTCTGGGTTGGAACAAATAACCATGAAAATACAGCGGAGGAGGTAGCAGGTGGAATCGAGGCCATCGTGCGGCTGATAAATACCCGACAGCCACAGGCCAAAGTTATTGTATTG AGCTTGCTACCTCGAGGTGAGAAGCCAAACCCTTTGCGGCAGAAGAATGCCAAGGTGAACCAGCTGCTAAAAGCCTCGCTCCCAAAACTCGCCAGCGTTCAGCTTCTGGACGTCAGTGGGGGCTTCGTGCACTCGGATGGCGCCATCTCCTGCCATGACATGTTTGATTTTCTGCACCTGACGGGAGGGGGCTATGCAAAGATCTGCAAACCCCTCCATGAACTGATCATGCAGCTACTGGAGGAGACCCCTGAGGAGAAGCAAGCTGCTCTGGCCTGA
- the PAFAH1B2 gene encoding platelet-activating factor acetylhydrolase IB subunit alpha2 isoform X2, whose product MSQGDSNPAAVPHAAEDIQGDDRWMSQHNRFVLDCKDKEPDVLFVGDSMVQLLQQYEIWRELFSPLHALNFGIGGDTTAHVLWRLKNGELENIKPKVIVVWVGTNNHENTAEEVAGGIEAIVRLINTRQPQAKVIVLSLLPRGEKPNPLRQKNAKVNQLLKASLPKLASVQLLDVSGGFVHSDGAISCHDMFDFLHLTGGGYAKICKPLHELIMQLLEETPEEKQAALA is encoded by the exons ATGAGCCAGGGAGACTCAAACCCAGCAGCAGTTCCACATGCAGCTGAAGATATTCAAGGAGATGACAGGTGGATGTCACAG CACAACAGATTTGTCTTGGACTGCAAGGACAAGGAGCCCGATGTGCTGTTTGTGGGTGATTCCATGGTGCAGTTGCTACAGCAGTATGAG ATATGGCGAGAGCTTTTTTCACCCCTTCATGCACTGAATTTTGGGATCGGTGGGGACACAACAGCTCATGTTCTGTGGAGATTGAAGAATGGTGAATTAGAGAACATTAAACCCAAG GTCATTGTCGTCTGGGTTGGAACAAATAACCATGAAAATACAGCGGAGGAGGTAGCAGGTGGAATCGAGGCCATCGTGCGGCTGATAAATACCCGACAGCCACAGGCCAAAGTTATTGTATTG AGCTTGCTACCTCGAGGTGAGAAGCCAAACCCTTTGCGGCAGAAGAATGCCAAGGTGAACCAGCTGCTAAAAGCCTCGCTCCCAAAACTCGCCAGCGTTCAGCTTCTGGACGTCAGTGGGGGCTTCGTGCACTCGGATGGCGCCATCTCCTGCCATGACATGTTTGATTTTCTGCACCTGACGGGAGGGGGCTATGCAAAGATCTGCAAACCCCTCCATGAACTGATCATGCAGCTACTGGAGGAGACCCCTGAGGAGAAGCAAGCTGCTCTGGCCTGA